A region of Daphnia carinata strain CSIRO-1 chromosome 10, CSIRO_AGI_Dcar_HiC_V3, whole genome shotgun sequence DNA encodes the following proteins:
- the LOC130701224 gene encoding glutaminyl-peptide cyclotransferase-like isoform X2 yields MISIKGIFFILSLLSQSQAQAWFQAKSSHQANVLNLEQLKYISGLSDMQRFDVTIDPILVPRVVGTPSHTRVRQYIMGEMQSLGWDVVTDKFTADTPRPHGKKTFENIIATLDPNAQRRLVLACHYDSKYTRDGNFIGATDSAAPCAMMITLAKDLAPKLDQQKQNGKAVTLQFIFFDGEEAFKNWNSRDSIYGARNLAQKWEATSYPQDNRDGTNELHRMDLMVLLDLLGARNPNFYSYISSGDRWFKHAANIEKRLRNANLLTTRNQIFLSDFAPGGIEDDHIPFMQRNVPILHLITTPFPDVWHTNGDNKSALDYNTIDDLNKILRVFVVEYLQVNI; encoded by the exons ATGATCTCTATAAAAGggatcttttttattttgagttTGTTAAGTCAGAGTCAAGCTCAGGCATGGTTTCAGGCCAAG TCAAGCCATCAAGCTAATGTCTTAAATTTGGAGCAGCTTAAGTACATTAGTGGATTATCAGATATGCAAAGGTTTGATGTGACAATAGACCCAATATTAGTTCCACGTGTTGTCGGTACTCCCAGCCATACCAGAGTCAGGCAGTACATTATGGGTGAAATGCAGTCTCTAGGCTGGGATGTTGTGACAGATAAATTTACTGCCGACACACCACGTCCCCatggaaagaaaacatttgaaaatattataGCAACATTGGATCCTAATGCTCAAAGACGTCTAGTCCTTGCCTGCCACTATGATTCCAAATACACTAGGGATGGAAATTTCATTGGTGCTACTGATTCAGCTGCACCATGTGCTATGATGATTACCTTGGCAAAAGACTTAGCTCCAAAATTGGAtcaacaaaagcaaaat GGCAAGGCAGTTACTTTGCAGTTCATATTTTTCGATGGTGAAGAGGCTTTCAAAAACTGGAATTCCAGG GATTCGATCTACGGTGCGCGTAATCTTGCCCAAAAATGGGAGGCTACATCCTACCCACAGGATAACCGAGATGGAACGAATGAACTTCACAGGATG GATTTGATGGTGCTACTGGATTTACTTGGAGCTCGCAACCCAAATTTTTACAGTTATATTTCGTCTGGCGATCGTTGGTTCAAACATGCGGCGAATATTGAAAAGCGATTGAGAAATGCGAATCTGTTGACAACAAGGAATCAAATTTTCTTAAGTGATTTCGCGCCTGGTGGGATAGAAGACGACCACATACCCTTCATGCAAAGAAACGTTCCTATCTTACATTTGATTACAACTCCATTCCCAGATGTTTGGCACACGAATGGCGATAACAAATCAGCTCTCGACTATAACACTATCGATGATCTTAACAAGATTCTTCGTGTGTTTGTCGTCGAGTACCTCCAAGTTAATATCTGA
- the LOC130701216 gene encoding SPARC-related modular calcium-binding protein 2-like isoform X3, which translates to MLIRNLWCLLLTFCWTWNVVSSHLPLVPKPPSVVSAECQTLTQQCGEELGLFSSGSNQSAGRSPSTTTTTTTTTTSPSVLEPVCGSDGRTYSSRCELQRARCEGHPVRVQYRGSCHGDEKRCWSERRLAQRTARQLNETHQAGTGASGLGKKAAPTGETFIPECNEDGRYAEIQCHQATGYCWCVTPDGKPIPGSSIRHNKPNCKRQSKSSPSRRSPQGKKPRKGCTPGDKAAFNGHLIRLFTTEFNRLPTTPIPSTTAQVDGVTETAERRVMEWKFAQLDKNGDGQLIRREFRVLRRLVRKVVRPKRCAKNFPRLCDTDQDRKISRSEWSVCLGIGINNIDSLLWTKASSISLQEASSVEENEPVEANDCYSDREAAQEEVDHGAKGMYVPECTPDNKYQRVQCHKTTGYCWCANDETGKPIHGTSVHNSKPTNCDNLPAHVLNRPTPPPPPKENLKPVYRPLTAEEACTGKRKSRLQSDMVEFFKENLAAFLVNKTANNPNSIAGPDYNLPPRERVAKWQLQQLDANKNNVIDRQETRELRLLFKRSQKLRRCSKKLPAFCDMNADKRITTDEWLQCLGVVKAEVSNIASPIIPAGGSSSGKRRGPNPLSTYLKDR; encoded by the exons ATGTTGATCCGGAATTTGTGGTGTTTGCTGTTGACCTTCTGCTGGACGTGGAACGTTGTATCATCACACCTTCCACTAGTGCCAAAG CCACCATCCGTGGTGTCGGCCGAATGCCAGACGCTGACGCAACAATGCGGAGAAGAGCTGGGTCTCTTCAGCTCCGGTAGCAACCAGAGCGCTGGACGGTCGCCATCGACCACAACTACTACGACCACGACGACAACATCACCATCGGTGCTGGAACCGGTTTGCGGCTCCGACGGACGGACCTATAGCTCCCGATGCGAGTTGCAGCGTGCCAGGTGCGAAGGCCATCCAGTCCGCGTCCAATATCGTGGATCTTGTCACG GAGACGAGAAACGTTGTTGGTCAGAGCGACGCTTGGCTCAGAGAACAGCCCGGCAATTGAACGAAACTCACCAAGCAGGAACCGGTGCTAGCGGACTGGGAAAAAAGGCGGCGCCTACTGGCGAGACGTTCATTCCCGAATGCAACGAGGACGGGCGGTACGCAGAAATCCAG TGCCATCAAGCGACGGGATACTGTTGGTGCGTCACGCCCGACGGTAAACCCATTCCCGGTTCTTCAATCCGACACAACAAGCCCAACTGCAAACGTCAAA GCAAATCGAGCCCCAGTCGTCGGTCACCACAAGGCAAGAAACCCCGGAAAg GTTGCACACCTGGCGATAAAGCGGCTTTCAATGGTCATCTGATTCGACTTTTTACGACTGAATTTAACCGCTTGCCCACCACTCCAATCCCAA GTACGACAGCGCAAGTGGATGGCGTGACCGAAACGGCTGAACGTCGGGTGATGGAGTGGAAGTTTGCCCAGCTGGACAAAAACGGCGATGGACAGCTAATCCGCCGTGAATTTAGAGTTTTGCGACGACTCGTCCGAAAAGTCGTCCGACCAAAACGATGCGCCAAAAACTTTCCCCGACTCTGCGACACGGATCAGGACCGTAAGATTTCGCGATCAGAGTGGTCTGTCTGCCTCGGCATCGGCATCAATA ATATTGACAGTTTACTGTGGACCAAGGCCAGTAGCATTTCCCTTCAGGAAGCCTCGTCTGTCGAAGAAAATGAACCTGTTGAAG CAAACGACTGTTATTCTGATCGAGAAGCCGCCCAAGAGGAGGTTGACCATGGCGCCAAAGGAATGTACGTTCCGGAATGCACGCCTGATAACAAATACCAGCGAGTCCAGTGTCACAAAACGACCG GCTATTGTTGGTGTGCCAATGACGAAACGGGCAAACCCATTCATGGAACATCAGTGCATAACAGCAAACCAACTAACTGCGACAATCTACCTGCCCACGTGTTGAATCGGCCCACTCCTCCTCCACCACCGAAAGAAAACCTCAAACCTGTTTACCGTCCGCTAACAGCAGAGGAAG CTTGTacgggaaaaaggaaatcacGCTTGCAGTCCGACATGGTGgaatttttcaaggaaaacCTAGCTGCCTTCCTTGTAAATAAAACTGCTAATAATCCCAACAG TATTGCTGGTCCAGACTATAATTTGCCACCGCGGGAAAGAGTTGCCAAATGGCAGCTCCAACAGTTGGAtgctaataaaaataatgttatCGACAGACAAGAAACGCGTGAATTGCGTCTGCTTTTCAAACGCAGCCAAAAACTGAGACGGTGCAGTAAGAAATTACCTGCTTTTTGCGACATGAATGCTGATAAAAGAATTACAACTGACGAATGGCTCCAATGTCTCGGGGTTGTTAAAG ctGAAGTAAGCAATATCGCTTCTCCAATCATTCCGGCTGGCGGATCTTCGAGCGGCAAACGGAGGGGACCAAATCCTTTGAGCACTTACCTCAAGGACCGATGA
- the LOC130701224 gene encoding glutaminyl-peptide cyclotransferase-like isoform X1, with product MWEIMWLSRGNTKMISIKGIFFILSLLSQSQAQAWFQAKSSHQANVLNLEQLKYISGLSDMQRFDVTIDPILVPRVVGTPSHTRVRQYIMGEMQSLGWDVVTDKFTADTPRPHGKKTFENIIATLDPNAQRRLVLACHYDSKYTRDGNFIGATDSAAPCAMMITLAKDLAPKLDQQKQNGKAVTLQFIFFDGEEAFKNWNSRDSIYGARNLAQKWEATSYPQDNRDGTNELHRMDLMVLLDLLGARNPNFYSYISSGDRWFKHAANIEKRLRNANLLTTRNQIFLSDFAPGGIEDDHIPFMQRNVPILHLITTPFPDVWHTNGDNKSALDYNTIDDLNKILRVFVVEYLQVNI from the exons ATGTGGGAAATAATGTGGTTATCTAGAG GTAACACTAAAATGATCTCTATAAAAGggatcttttttattttgagttTGTTAAGTCAGAGTCAAGCTCAGGCATGGTTTCAGGCCAAG TCAAGCCATCAAGCTAATGTCTTAAATTTGGAGCAGCTTAAGTACATTAGTGGATTATCAGATATGCAAAGGTTTGATGTGACAATAGACCCAATATTAGTTCCACGTGTTGTCGGTACTCCCAGCCATACCAGAGTCAGGCAGTACATTATGGGTGAAATGCAGTCTCTAGGCTGGGATGTTGTGACAGATAAATTTACTGCCGACACACCACGTCCCCatggaaagaaaacatttgaaaatattataGCAACATTGGATCCTAATGCTCAAAGACGTCTAGTCCTTGCCTGCCACTATGATTCCAAATACACTAGGGATGGAAATTTCATTGGTGCTACTGATTCAGCTGCACCATGTGCTATGATGATTACCTTGGCAAAAGACTTAGCTCCAAAATTGGAtcaacaaaagcaaaat GGCAAGGCAGTTACTTTGCAGTTCATATTTTTCGATGGTGAAGAGGCTTTCAAAAACTGGAATTCCAGG GATTCGATCTACGGTGCGCGTAATCTTGCCCAAAAATGGGAGGCTACATCCTACCCACAGGATAACCGAGATGGAACGAATGAACTTCACAGGATG GATTTGATGGTGCTACTGGATTTACTTGGAGCTCGCAACCCAAATTTTTACAGTTATATTTCGTCTGGCGATCGTTGGTTCAAACATGCGGCGAATATTGAAAAGCGATTGAGAAATGCGAATCTGTTGACAACAAGGAATCAAATTTTCTTAAGTGATTTCGCGCCTGGTGGGATAGAAGACGACCACATACCCTTCATGCAAAGAAACGTTCCTATCTTACATTTGATTACAACTCCATTCCCAGATGTTTGGCACACGAATGGCGATAACAAATCAGCTCTCGACTATAACACTATCGATGATCTTAACAAGATTCTTCGTGTGTTTGTCGTCGAGTACCTCCAAGTTAATATCTGA
- the LOC130701216 gene encoding SPARC-related modular calcium-binding protein 2-like isoform X1: protein MLIRNLWCLLLTFCWTWNVVSSHLPLVPKPPSVVSAECQTLTQQCGEELGLFSSGSNQSAGRSPSTTTTTTTTTTSPSVLEPVCGSDGRTYSSRCELQRARCEGHPVRVQYRGSCHGDEKRCWSERRLAQRTARQLNETHQAGTGASGLGKKAAPTGETFIPECNEDGRYAEIQCHQATGYCWCVTPDGKPIPGSSIRHNKPNCKRQSKSSPSRRSPQGKKPRKGCTPGDKAAFNGHLIRLFTTEFNRLPTTPIPSTTAQVDGVTETAERRVMEWKFAQLDKNGDGQLIRREFRVLRRLVRKVVRPKRCAKNFPRLCDTDQDRKISRSEWSVCLGIGINISFRLFLFLNSGDSGEDSAAMDSRLSIRPDIDSLLWTKASSISLQEASSVEENEPVEANDCYSDREAAQEEVDHGAKGMYVPECTPDNKYQRVQCHKTTGYCWCANDETGKPIHGTSVHNSKPTNCDNLPAHVLNRPTPPPPPKENLKPVYRPLTAEEACTGKRKSRLQSDMVEFFKENLAAFLVNKTANNPNSIAGPDYNLPPRERVAKWQLQQLDANKNNVIDRQETRELRLLFKRSQKLRRCSKKLPAFCDMNADKRITTDEWLQCLGVVKAEVSNIASPIIPAGGSSSGKRRGPNPLSTYLKDR from the exons ATGTTGATCCGGAATTTGTGGTGTTTGCTGTTGACCTTCTGCTGGACGTGGAACGTTGTATCATCACACCTTCCACTAGTGCCAAAG CCACCATCCGTGGTGTCGGCCGAATGCCAGACGCTGACGCAACAATGCGGAGAAGAGCTGGGTCTCTTCAGCTCCGGTAGCAACCAGAGCGCTGGACGGTCGCCATCGACCACAACTACTACGACCACGACGACAACATCACCATCGGTGCTGGAACCGGTTTGCGGCTCCGACGGACGGACCTATAGCTCCCGATGCGAGTTGCAGCGTGCCAGGTGCGAAGGCCATCCAGTCCGCGTCCAATATCGTGGATCTTGTCACG GAGACGAGAAACGTTGTTGGTCAGAGCGACGCTTGGCTCAGAGAACAGCCCGGCAATTGAACGAAACTCACCAAGCAGGAACCGGTGCTAGCGGACTGGGAAAAAAGGCGGCGCCTACTGGCGAGACGTTCATTCCCGAATGCAACGAGGACGGGCGGTACGCAGAAATCCAG TGCCATCAAGCGACGGGATACTGTTGGTGCGTCACGCCCGACGGTAAACCCATTCCCGGTTCTTCAATCCGACACAACAAGCCCAACTGCAAACGTCAAA GCAAATCGAGCCCCAGTCGTCGGTCACCACAAGGCAAGAAACCCCGGAAAg GTTGCACACCTGGCGATAAAGCGGCTTTCAATGGTCATCTGATTCGACTTTTTACGACTGAATTTAACCGCTTGCCCACCACTCCAATCCCAA GTACGACAGCGCAAGTGGATGGCGTGACCGAAACGGCTGAACGTCGGGTGATGGAGTGGAAGTTTGCCCAGCTGGACAAAAACGGCGATGGACAGCTAATCCGCCGTGAATTTAGAGTTTTGCGACGACTCGTCCGAAAAGTCGTCCGACCAAAACGATGCGCCAAAAACTTTCCCCGACTCTGCGACACGGATCAGGACCGTAAGATTTCGCGATCAGAGTGGTCTGTCTGCCTCGGCATCGGCATCAATA TCTCCTTCCGTTTGTTCCTGTTCCTCAACTCAGGGGACAGCGGTGAGGATTCGGCGGCCATGGATTCCAGACTGTCCATCCGACCAG ATATTGACAGTTTACTGTGGACCAAGGCCAGTAGCATTTCCCTTCAGGAAGCCTCGTCTGTCGAAGAAAATGAACCTGTTGAAG CAAACGACTGTTATTCTGATCGAGAAGCCGCCCAAGAGGAGGTTGACCATGGCGCCAAAGGAATGTACGTTCCGGAATGCACGCCTGATAACAAATACCAGCGAGTCCAGTGTCACAAAACGACCG GCTATTGTTGGTGTGCCAATGACGAAACGGGCAAACCCATTCATGGAACATCAGTGCATAACAGCAAACCAACTAACTGCGACAATCTACCTGCCCACGTGTTGAATCGGCCCACTCCTCCTCCACCACCGAAAGAAAACCTCAAACCTGTTTACCGTCCGCTAACAGCAGAGGAAG CTTGTacgggaaaaaggaaatcacGCTTGCAGTCCGACATGGTGgaatttttcaaggaaaacCTAGCTGCCTTCCTTGTAAATAAAACTGCTAATAATCCCAACAG TATTGCTGGTCCAGACTATAATTTGCCACCGCGGGAAAGAGTTGCCAAATGGCAGCTCCAACAGTTGGAtgctaataaaaataatgttatCGACAGACAAGAAACGCGTGAATTGCGTCTGCTTTTCAAACGCAGCCAAAAACTGAGACGGTGCAGTAAGAAATTACCTGCTTTTTGCGACATGAATGCTGATAAAAGAATTACAACTGACGAATGGCTCCAATGTCTCGGGGTTGTTAAAG ctGAAGTAAGCAATATCGCTTCTCCAATCATTCCGGCTGGCGGATCTTCGAGCGGCAAACGGAGGGGACCAAATCCTTTGAGCACTTACCTCAAGGACCGATGA
- the LOC130701216 gene encoding SPARC-related modular calcium-binding protein 2-like isoform X2 yields MLIRNLWCLLLTFCWTWNVVSSHLPLVPKPPSVVSAECQTLTQQCGEELGLFSSGSNQSAGRSPSTTTTTTTTTTSPSVLEPVCGSDGRTYSSRCELQRARCEGHPVRVQYRGSCHGDEKRCWSERRLAQRTARQLNETHQAGTGASGLGKKAAPTGETFIPECNEDGRYAEIQCHQATGYCWCVTPDGKPIPGSSIRHNKPNCKRQSKSSPSRRSPQGKKPRKGCTPGDKAAFNGHLIRLFTTEFNRLPTTPIPSTTAQVDGVTETAERRVMEWKFAQLDKNGDGQLIRREFRVLRRLVRKVVRPKRCAKNFPRLCDTDQDRKISRSEWSVCLGIGINRDSGEDSAAMDSRLSIRPDIDSLLWTKASSISLQEASSVEENEPVEANDCYSDREAAQEEVDHGAKGMYVPECTPDNKYQRVQCHKTTGYCWCANDETGKPIHGTSVHNSKPTNCDNLPAHVLNRPTPPPPPKENLKPVYRPLTAEEACTGKRKSRLQSDMVEFFKENLAAFLVNKTANNPNSIAGPDYNLPPRERVAKWQLQQLDANKNNVIDRQETRELRLLFKRSQKLRRCSKKLPAFCDMNADKRITTDEWLQCLGVVKAEVSNIASPIIPAGGSSSGKRRGPNPLSTYLKDR; encoded by the exons ATGTTGATCCGGAATTTGTGGTGTTTGCTGTTGACCTTCTGCTGGACGTGGAACGTTGTATCATCACACCTTCCACTAGTGCCAAAG CCACCATCCGTGGTGTCGGCCGAATGCCAGACGCTGACGCAACAATGCGGAGAAGAGCTGGGTCTCTTCAGCTCCGGTAGCAACCAGAGCGCTGGACGGTCGCCATCGACCACAACTACTACGACCACGACGACAACATCACCATCGGTGCTGGAACCGGTTTGCGGCTCCGACGGACGGACCTATAGCTCCCGATGCGAGTTGCAGCGTGCCAGGTGCGAAGGCCATCCAGTCCGCGTCCAATATCGTGGATCTTGTCACG GAGACGAGAAACGTTGTTGGTCAGAGCGACGCTTGGCTCAGAGAACAGCCCGGCAATTGAACGAAACTCACCAAGCAGGAACCGGTGCTAGCGGACTGGGAAAAAAGGCGGCGCCTACTGGCGAGACGTTCATTCCCGAATGCAACGAGGACGGGCGGTACGCAGAAATCCAG TGCCATCAAGCGACGGGATACTGTTGGTGCGTCACGCCCGACGGTAAACCCATTCCCGGTTCTTCAATCCGACACAACAAGCCCAACTGCAAACGTCAAA GCAAATCGAGCCCCAGTCGTCGGTCACCACAAGGCAAGAAACCCCGGAAAg GTTGCACACCTGGCGATAAAGCGGCTTTCAATGGTCATCTGATTCGACTTTTTACGACTGAATTTAACCGCTTGCCCACCACTCCAATCCCAA GTACGACAGCGCAAGTGGATGGCGTGACCGAAACGGCTGAACGTCGGGTGATGGAGTGGAAGTTTGCCCAGCTGGACAAAAACGGCGATGGACAGCTAATCCGCCGTGAATTTAGAGTTTTGCGACGACTCGTCCGAAAAGTCGTCCGACCAAAACGATGCGCCAAAAACTTTCCCCGACTCTGCGACACGGATCAGGACCGTAAGATTTCGCGATCAGAGTGGTCTGTCTGCCTCGGCATCGGCATCAATA GGGACAGCGGTGAGGATTCGGCGGCCATGGATTCCAGACTGTCCATCCGACCAG ATATTGACAGTTTACTGTGGACCAAGGCCAGTAGCATTTCCCTTCAGGAAGCCTCGTCTGTCGAAGAAAATGAACCTGTTGAAG CAAACGACTGTTATTCTGATCGAGAAGCCGCCCAAGAGGAGGTTGACCATGGCGCCAAAGGAATGTACGTTCCGGAATGCACGCCTGATAACAAATACCAGCGAGTCCAGTGTCACAAAACGACCG GCTATTGTTGGTGTGCCAATGACGAAACGGGCAAACCCATTCATGGAACATCAGTGCATAACAGCAAACCAACTAACTGCGACAATCTACCTGCCCACGTGTTGAATCGGCCCACTCCTCCTCCACCACCGAAAGAAAACCTCAAACCTGTTTACCGTCCGCTAACAGCAGAGGAAG CTTGTacgggaaaaaggaaatcacGCTTGCAGTCCGACATGGTGgaatttttcaaggaaaacCTAGCTGCCTTCCTTGTAAATAAAACTGCTAATAATCCCAACAG TATTGCTGGTCCAGACTATAATTTGCCACCGCGGGAAAGAGTTGCCAAATGGCAGCTCCAACAGTTGGAtgctaataaaaataatgttatCGACAGACAAGAAACGCGTGAATTGCGTCTGCTTTTCAAACGCAGCCAAAAACTGAGACGGTGCAGTAAGAAATTACCTGCTTTTTGCGACATGAATGCTGATAAAAGAATTACAACTGACGAATGGCTCCAATGTCTCGGGGTTGTTAAAG ctGAAGTAAGCAATATCGCTTCTCCAATCATTCCGGCTGGCGGATCTTCGAGCGGCAAACGGAGGGGACCAAATCCTTTGAGCACTTACCTCAAGGACCGATGA